GACTTTATAAGGACCCCACAAGTCTAAATGTACTAAATCTCCAACAGATTTGGTTTTATGTTCACTTAACGGAAATGGGACTCTAACTTGCTTAGCTCCATGACATATTTCACAAGGACCATGATCTCTTAAAGTTAAGTTAAGTTGTTGTTTTAACATAGCTAAGACCTGATCCGAAGGGTGACCTAACCTACTATGCTAAGTAAAAGATTTCACAGAACTGTTAAAACAAAAATTAGCAGAATACCATGACTTCCTACAACATATAATCCACTATCCTGTCTACCACTCATCGGGATTTTTCTTGACTTGGAATCCTGTAATAAACAACTATCTTCTTTAAACACAACAGAAACATGATTATCCTTAGTTAACTTATACACAGAAAGCAAGTTAACACAATAGTCAGGAACATAGAAAACATCTTGCAGAATTATATTCTCTGTTAATTTTAGATTACCAATTTTTAGAACCTTAACATTTGTTCCATTAGGATGACTCACAATAATACCAAACTCAGACACATCAACAGCATTTATTAAATGTTTATCAGACTTAACCATGTGTTGACTCGCCCCTGAGTCAACAATCCATCCATAGTTACTATTAAACATCCCAGAACTAGAATAGCTAACAAAGTTGAACACATTTAAACACTCACCTCGCATACTAGGATTCTGAGATTCCGACCCAGTGTTCTCACCAACTAAACTCAATAACTTGGTAATCTACTCAGAAGTAAAAGGTAACCCAGACACAGAAGAAGCAACCGACTTACCAACAGCAAAgttaaatttattattattattaacaaaaCTGTttttattagaattattattattattattattattattattattattattattattattattattattattaacccGTTTTTTAACCTGGAGGATAACCAACAATTTCAAAACACCTATCAATAGTATGACCTAACATGTTACAATGAGTACATTTCAAATTAGGGTTAAGCCCTCTATTAACTCTCCTTCTATTATCGGAACCTTGATTAGATTTAGACATAAAAGATACACTCTATGTTTTTGACCCACTACTAGATTGCCTATGTGACTCTTCTCTAGAAATAATAGAGAATGCCACCTTTACAGAGGGAAATGGTGCTCTTGTCAAAATATTAGTTCTCACAGGTTGATATACATCATCAAGACCCATGAGAAACTGCATCAGTTTTATAAGTGTTGAAAAATCAATAAAATCTTTAGCTATTCGACAAGAACAGGAAGGCAGATCAAGCAtagcatcaaactgcttccacatagTTGCCAATCTATTATAATATTCAGCAACAGAGCTGCCATTTTGAGAAATACTATTAATCTATTTATACAAGTCATAGACAACAGAACCATCAACCTTATAAAAAGACTCTTTAAGGTCAACCCACACTTCAGACGCCAACTTAGAAAACACTTGACCAAGAAACAACTCTTCAGACACAGAATTTAGAAGCTAAGTTAAAACAACTGAGTTACATCTGTCCCATTGATTAGCTAAGACTTCATCATCCTTAGGTTTTCTACTTTACCATCAACAAAACCATATTTGTTCTTAGCTTCTAAAGCTAACTTCATAACACTTGACCAAACAGAATAATTTTCAGTTCCTTTTAGTTTAATACTAACAATAGTCAGACTACTAGAATCACTAGGATGTAAGTACAATGGGTCTCCTATGTCAAGTTTACTAATCAAGGTCTGTGAGGTTCCTTCACCATCACCCATGGTAACAAACAACAAAGAACACAACAAATAACAGACAacagagaaaacaagaaaatatcacacaaacagaagaagaaaaaaaaccTAAGGCGAAGTTGAGTCAGGGACTAGATTCCAGGTTCGTCACTCAGAGGTGCCTAGACAAGCCTTTACTCAGGAGCCAAACTTAACCCTAACAAGAATAAAAACCACCAAGACAAAGATAATAAACAAGAACAGAACAGCAAggaaaactagacaacaacacaGATAAGACAATGCACAAACAAAACAAGTAAGACTCGATCAAGTGCCAGCCCGACTAGTCCGGTAAACAGGGATGCCTAGACTCACAAGATATGATGCAAAACCAGAAAATACAAAGATTGAAACGGTCTTACAGCGGGTGCACAAGCGCCAAGAAATATCAGATCAGTAGTTTTCAAGAACTACTAGACCTGATATAGAGAAAATCCCCAAATAATACAGCTGGTTAGTTTGCCCTAAAACCTTCAAGGGTTTTAGAGACCAACACAGCTTGAAGACTGCACCAGAAGATGAGAAATCTCCCACAGACTACAAGAAACCCTAACTAGGGTTTCAGCCGCACAATCAGAGAAGAACAACCTCCCAAGATCAAGATTATCTATCCAAATACTTGCTAGATCCACAACCCTAGACGAACCAGTAGCGAACCTAGAACACAAATCACAAACAAATCAGAATATAACAGCGGTAACAACAAATCAGGAGTGATTttcgctctgataccatgtaaaatgGTATGAACAATACAGATCTAATGcaaaacaacaataacaacaccAAAAATAGTGACAAAACGTGACGCAAAACTTTTATTACTTAACCAACCCAGAAAACACCCAAACCACCCAAGATCTTACAAACTGTAAGATCTATAAGAACAATACAACAATATATAATCAATTGATGATAATCAGTTGATTAGTCGGAAAGATACAACCAATACAAGATGATCCACAAGATCTATCAAACAATACAGAAGAAACTGATACAAGATCTGCTACAATTTTCAACAATACATCAGCAGATCAACAGCCAAACTCAGAGAGAACCGGAGAGACAAATGCGAGTGAAAGGAACAATCTGGAACCCTAGATCGCATCCAACAGCCTTTTATAAGTTGTAACTTAAAAGTTACAGTTTAGTCCacaagaaagggaaatgatgaTCAGACCCTCTGGAATGTTTCATAAAGAACCCTCATCTATCAACTTCAACACAAAACTGGAACACAATTTGTTACAACTATAATAACAACCAAGCCCTTGTGTAACTGCCAAGCCCAGACCATAAATACAACATTACAAAGCCCAAAATGTAAGCCGGATGAATTACAAAGAAAATGTAACTTATTACATTTTAACACAATCAATACCGACTGAATCCTTCTGCATGATGAACCCTCCGCAACACGCGAGCTTCACTATCGAGTTATTTATTTAACGAATAAAAAatgtattaaaaaaataaaattcatgAAATAAAATACTATAAAAAATGAAATGGGGAAAGGGGAAGAAGGGGAACCACACCCCACACAtggggattttttttttttttttgaaaggtgtgaattattcatGAATGTCGGGAGGTCTGGCATACGTTGTCTTAATCGGGCCCGCgctagagagccccctcgcaGAATAGATCCCTAATTTAAACTCTtcaatgagaaacccctatcactcaaactcgaacttgagacctagAGGGGAAAACTCATCCAGGCCCACTATAAGTGGAACTAAAATACCTGTGGCCACCATTAGAGGATGAGGCGGACATGAAGATGAAGTGGCACCTTTGGAGGAAGGGGGAGCATACCGCATGTTCTAATTTGCTTTTATGGTTTGCATGTACTTGTCTGCAAAATAGTAACTTCATTTATACCCTTTTGTTTGTGGTTTTTATTTATAGATGATCAGGGTTTGCTGAACTTTAGTTGGGTTATGTGAAAACTAAGAAAAATCTATGAGGAATTGTGAGAAGCTTACGATTCAAATCACACAAGATCAGGTATTATGTTTTTAGTTTTCATGATGTCGACTTGAAATAAAATAACTGGTTAGCAAAAGCTTCTCTTCTGCCATTTATATCATATATTTAAATTAAAAACAACTATATTTTTTCTCTTTATTCaagtaaataatattttttatacctttatcattactttttatttttcctCCATACGCAATcaatttcaaaatatattaaaaaattatagaagATAAACAATGTGTTCTCAAATATagagatgaacagtaacattctCCCTCCACTAACAACCATTACtactttttataatataaaaaccctCTTCACATAATTTGGTGGACAtattgtgaatgctcttagacaAGGATTATTAAGTGGTTAAGCCGCATTTTGAAATCGGCTGGTTATAACTCCGGCATTCTCGTGGCTTCATGTTTTTAGATATTTAATAATGTAAAAGAACAAACAAAAAAACCTGCATTTGTTGTCAAAATGTAGTAACATAGGTAAAGATTAATTAAAGAACATGTATGATTGAACACATAAGACTCGCAAACTAAAGTCTCAATAAAAAGGGATGTAACAATTTCCTCCtgagtcaaagttattatccagGAACGAACATGCTCATATGCTCAATAACCCCTGCATTAATCAAGTAAAACAGGTCACATAAGGCAAACCATTTTTTATGATACGTCACAAACTTCAGGTGAGAGCTGTATTGATACAGTAAGTATTAATCAAACAAATCTTTTAAAAACATTGAACAATTAATGTTTCAGATCCGCTCAACCTAAAAGAAATTTCTTGTTACCCAACCCGTGTAAAAAGTCGCCTAATGTGTCCTCAGTATTCATATGTGACAAGCTTTAAGCCTTCTAAAATGTTTTGTAAAGAATAATATTACTATTGTTAACAACACAGTTTTTTCAAGTCTTCTTTAATATAAACTAGTATAAtgacccgccgcgcgttgcggtgGCACCAAAACTTAACATAACCCGAATTTATAACGTAAAATATTTGACCCAACTCGTTCCGAACGcaatttatgtcaaaatgtagatCAACTAAAAACgcacataaaaataaacacgaaTATGTATTATATTTGATTAGACTCATTACCGAGAAAAAAAAACACGTCAACTTGGTCTAAACCGGAATGTacttaaaaataagcacgtaaaaacATAGTTATTTTTTCGAGTAGTTTCTTTGTAGCACGACCTTTgtcatttaatttatttttattactaAGTGTGTAATAATAAAtgtattcaactcgtgtaaattATAAAACTCActtagtataaaaataaaatgaTAATATTTACTTATAGTTATTATTAAAATAACCAAGAAAGAAAAGCAACAAAATggaaacaaacaaaaaaataacCAAGAAAGAAAAGCAACAAAtaggaaacaaataaaaaaataaccaAGAAGAAACCAAAAAGTTAAAATTAAAAGGAAGTTGGTAGCCTCGAACACAGAACCTTGTCTTTGAACAGAATCAATAAAACCAGCTTCACTGCAATCTaatttattttattgtttatttCTACTCTTTAAATATATATAGTTTGAGGTGACAAAGGTCGGTTGCATAGGCACCGACTTTGTCTTTTAAGACTATTAGATAATTAGAAAGTCGccattttttaaacaaaaaaaccTCATGCATGATTTTATTTCAATAGTTAGATTAGTACTGATAAGATATATGTTTCATAATCATACTTGACACATCTAtaatttataaatattaaaacataaAACTATACactaaatttatttttatttaattttgttttagttACAAGTGAAAAATGACCATTATGCTCTCACGTGAGTGGCACGTGTTAAGACTTAAGAGTTAACATAAAAAATTAGTTGAGTTAGgcaaaaggacaccgcctgttgAGAAACACTAACATAAAGGACATCCAATGTAATTTCGTTAGTTAAAGGACAACACATGTAACTTGGCTCAAAGTTGAAGgacgtaaaatgcaatttacTCTTAATAATAAGATGGTAACCCATAGCCTTAAAGCTTTAAAAAGAAGTACTATTGGCTTTCCCATGTTGCATAAACCCATCTGGTTCGGTTTGCCTGCTCTGCTACTCGAATATTTAACTACTTATTAGGTGCTTATTCCTATAAATCCTTTGACGGAAATCTTAAGGCCATATACAAAGTAATGTAGACTGTTTAATTAAATACTTGAAGGATAAAATGCAAATTGTTAATTGTGTGTGATATTGATATTCAATCATGGTTTAAGCCTTTAAGAACAAATCAGAGCTGTTCAATTATATAGGTCTATCTCTCTTCAAGCGTGTGAGAACACACACAAAAAATATCACAAACAGGTCTTTATTCGAATTCTTTCTACACAATTGAACTTAAAATAGTCATGCACCATCAGCACTTATTGGAATTTACTTTCATTGTCATCCCATATTAGTTGTCTAAACTCTACCACTGAGCTATATAGTTAATATCGCGATATATCACCAGTATATCGGTTATCAGTCCCCTGGTGAGATATCGGTGGAAGATATCGGTCAGAATATCGATACCagtattatcggcgatattggaTAGATATTTGatcgatatatcaccgattttcccgatatcagcaCCTTTCTTCATAGTTCTAGCATtcatctttcttcttattgttgctattagtgttttaggtcttaattgttaattattagcgttaaatgttagtgttttaagtcttaatcagttcctacttgctacaattgttagtgttttgcaagttgcaataGATTAATTTGTTAATGataggagagtatactgaattgttttgtgttaaattgctatatatataaattcagtAAATATCGATATCGGTCCTTGAGTCATATCTGAATTTTAAAGCATTAACTACTTAGCCACTGAGGTCTACAATATCTTTCTGACTTCCAAATTTCTTATTAAAACTCCTTGGAAAGTTTAGTGAATAATCTATGTATAATGTGTGTTAGAAAAAAACTATATAAACATTCCTGTGTACACCTCTTAATAATTCTGCATTTAAAAGTTTTGCCATGAATAGATAAACTTGGGTACTTACTTGGTCTTAAGCATCTTGTCAAAACAAAATTCAAATCCGATTCATAAAccttaaacaaacaaacactacATCCCTCCAGAAACCAACAGGCTAAGGTGCATTCTCAAACATCACGCGTTAATATTCTTGTAAAAACCGAAGAAAAGCCTGAACAGCCGGTACCAAGGGTGATAAATCAAAGAGGTGCACTTAAAATTCTTTTATCATAGTGCCTTCAATTGGTTTCTCCCTTAGATATCCATCATATTACTTATTTAAACATATTAACAGTTCAAATTCTTCCAATTATACATCTTATTCTGCTCTCATATTACTTTATTCATCAATAAAAACCTAAAATCTATTGCAAAAAAGCTAGGTTTACCACAATCAAACATTTCTCAATCCTATGCGTTCGTAAATCACATATTAAACATATTTACAGTTCAAATTCTTCCAATTATACATCAAAATCTGCTCTCATAATCCTCTGTTCATCAATGAAAACCTAAAATCTATAGTAGTACCCTAAGTTTACAACAATCAGAACATTTCAGGATCCTTTACGTTCAGAAATCACATATTAATAGTTACTTAAACAAATTAACAATTCAAATTCTTCCAAGAATTATACATCAAATTCCGCTCTCATAATCCTCTGTTCATCAATGAAAACCTAAAATCTATAATAGTACCCTAAGTTTACCACAATCAAAACATTTCTAAATCCTACACGTTCACAAATCACATAAATCAAACacaaaacaaaatcaacaaatacCCGTACCTGACTTTTTTAACGAGAATCGACTTAAGCTTACGAGCTAGATCTTGAGATTTAAGCCGACGCTGTAGATTCTTTCGCGCCAAAATCCGTTTCTCTGAGTTTTTGATGTGATATATCTGTTCGTTCTTAATCATGCGTTCGATGCCACTCGACTGCATTATCCTCTGCATAAACGTTAGTCCTCTCTCCAAGTTGTTGTTGAATATCTTCACTCGGATCCCCCTCCATTGTTGTAGATCTGAGCTCCGGTGAGTTAATCCGGCATGTGGCCGTGTGAAGATTGACGAAAGGGTTTTGTATGTAGAGTTCATCGTGCTAGGGTTTCGGTTTTGGGGATTTTGGTGTAATAACAATTGGAGTTACAATCGGATCAAAATGATGGGTTTGGTTTGTTTATTATTCGGCCCGACCCGGCCCGAAGATAACCTGACGGTTAAGGATATGTTTGATATGGAGCTTTTatgagcttctagctttaagatTTTAAGAAAAAACTTATAATCAATAAAAAATTTTGTTTGAttgaaggagcttgaagcttttagaTTAGGAGTTTGAAGTTTTTagttgaacgctcctactagtagcgtttagaaggagctacaaccTTTTAgtgaaaaatgactattttaacatCTAATGCTGCAGGGTATGGGGGACGTTCCCATCCCGTCTTGGTCCGACGACGCCAGCAACACCAACCCTTCCCCGTCCTAATCGTCGTTCCCTGGACGTTGGCGACGAAGCATAATTTTGGCCCCCCCTCCATAAAAGTAACTGttagataaataaaaaaaatccattttcaaaataaaaaccaACGGTcaaatatctaaaatatatatatatatatttcaaatcCATTTTCACCTCCATTCACCATTTTAACCCCAAATTTCCATCCCTCTCACTTCAGTTTTATAAATCTTCTTCCACTCTTATAATCTTATACTCTATCATGGATCCCTTCAACAACCCGAACAATCCCAACAACCCGACCCAACCTAATGTTTTCTCGGTTCCGGGATATTATCTGATGctagaaccgaaccaattctcgCAATATTCATCAAATACGTTTGCATCATTCCAACATTCGCCGAACCAATTCGCTCAATTCTCTCAAAATCAAGCCCTTCAACAAATGATGATGCGGATGCTTTTAATTTCCCACCAAACCCGACACCACCCGTTCAACCACAACTGATCCCGACGCAACCCGTTCAACAATCTGAACCCGACGACGATGTGGAGGTTGTTCCCGAAACCCAACCGCCTAAAGAAAAAGGCAAACGAAAAAAAGGCAAGCAAGTGGTGGGTGAGCAACCGTCCAAACCGAAGTCGACTAAGTGGACGCCAATCGAAGAAGAAGCCTTAGCCAAGGCTTACATAAGCACGTCTACACACCCGACAAAAGGTtggtattttttttaaagtttatcttttttttaagtttatatattttttaaagtttaaagatttttttaaagtttgtttttctaatttttttcttAACAGTTTCTAACTTTTTTAAAGTTTGTTTATTTATATCTATTAATTTTAGAACTGAATGAATAGTGCCAGAGATCCTGGCACATATTCATTGGGCCAACTTTTCAGCCCACGTGTTTTGTTCACGTTAAAACCTTATGCCATACATCAAAACACCAGCAATAAACCCACCGCTCTTCCAATTAGAAAAAAATTCAGTTGCCAGAGATATCGTCAAAGGATTGGATAGAGCGTTGGGCACGCCGGCGAGAGCGGCCAAGCTGTGGCGGAGCAACGGCGATAATACCGCTTTCCGCCAAGTGCACGGTTGGGATTAAGCGTCGGCGGTGGTCCCACGTTGAGCAAACAAAACCGGTAAGTTTACCACCTCCGATTTGGTTATGAAATCAGTAGATCAATGTCATGCAACATCCTTTTTGGTTGGATCTGGTGTTAACGGCGATGTTTGTTCAGGTTCCGGCCAGATTAGGGTTCCGGCCATTATCCGGTCACCAGCTTACATCTTGGATGGTGGATTGGCCGGCTCTTGGAGGTGATTGGCTTAGCTTGGTGGTTCCTCTGGCAAATCGATTGTatcattctttttctttttcaattgTATTATGGAAGACCAGCAACCAACATCTCTAATCTGAATCGTTTTGCTATATGAAATACACCTAATGTTGCTCATGGTTTTCGATTAGGGGTCATGTGAGTTTTCTTAATCTCAAATGAAGGTAATTAACTATATGAACGCATCGTTCTGCTTATCATGTGTACATGGATTTTAGGTTTATCACATTAAAGTAGCTTGCTCAACTGTCTGTGGTTAATAGAAGAGATATAGGGGAGTAAGAGCAACAAGAGAATTCGTTGATCGATACAACTTTTTTTCCATCCTAAATCATGTCCCAATCTGACTCGACTTGACTGGAACCTTTCGAGTTAGACTTAGTTAGTTACTCTAATGCATACCGCCACCAGAAACCTTGGAAAGTATGACGTCCGGAGGTGGTGAACGGCTCCCACCACAAACGCGGGTAGGTTGCCACCACCGAATATTGCGTCCCATGGGCCACTTAGTACAGATACCACCATCTGTTGAATGAAAATGATATGTTAAATTGTGTTTCAAACTTTCAATACCATAAAGTTATGTACCATGCATCATGGGTGCACTATTTTCTCATAATTTGCATGTTACGAATGATAGATGGATAAGGCTTATGTTCTCGGAGATGCAATCGAGTACATGAAAACCCTTCAAGAGGAAGTGAAAACACTTGAGGAGCAGACCTCCAAGAGATCAAACGTAGAATCTAGAAGATTTGAGATGGTGACCGTTGGCGGTGAAATATCTTCATCAGACGAAAATATCTCATGTTTATCAGAGCAATTGCCTGAAATCAAGGCACGGTTCATATGCAACGATGTTCTAATAAGAATCCATTGTGAGAAAAAACTGGGTGTTGTTGGAAAAACATTAGCTGAAATAGAGAAGCTGCACTTATCTGTGATCAACAGCAATGCTGTGATCTTTGCCAACTCTATGCTTCATATCACCGTAGTCGCTCAGGTAAAGATTTGACTTTTTGTGTGATGAGCGTTGACCTTTTGATTTTATATCTGAAGTTTGTGGTTTGGTGTGAATTAATTGAAACCCATGTTATATTTTTCACAGATGGATAAAGATTTAACGATGACAGCGAAGGATTTTGTAAGAAATTTACATTCCGGTCTCAAGCAATTCATGTGAAGACTAGAAAGCGCGGTTCTTTATCTGTGCAGTTAATCTTGCTTGGTAAAAAGAATTGAAACCTTTAAAGGGGGCTATGGGTTCAATTTGCAGGAGGGTTTCTGTTTCTAACTGTAatggttgactttgttgaccttTTTAACAAACCCTCTTGTTGTAAATAAGTAACCTTTTGGCTGGATGTACATAAGTGGGCATTCCTGTTCACAACTTCCTTTCTCTATTaagatttattatatggtttatAAATGAAAACACAAAGCTTTGTGTCAGTCAGTTAGTTATGACTTGAAACACGTGATAGTTAACAAATAAATTTTTGTCGAGTTAGAAATTCATGGTAAGTTACTTATTGCGGATTGGTTATCACATTTAGTCTAAATAGCTGCTAATTTAAGCTTTAAGGTTTCCGTGATTTAGTAACTAATTATTCTTCATAATTTGTGTTTATGTCAGGTTATGATTTTAGTCTGTCAAAGGATCGCATACTCATGAGGATGTGCAAAAATGTCTTGAGGTCAATATCTTTCGATTTTTCATCTCATATGATTGTGTTTTGAGGTTGGGTCACTTTCAATGTTTCAACTGAGAACGGTTATGACACAAACAAAGTAGTTTGTTAGATTGCAGGTCATATTTTATTTGTAACGGGGTAAACTTCATATGGTAAGGTAAGATTATAGCTTGTAGGTCGGGTTACAACTTTGATTGCAATTTATTTTTTATTCTGTAGGTGCAGCTAGCATCTTTGCATATGGTAGGGTGATTATGGGTTGTTGATCAGCTTACAACTTTGATTGTAACAACTTTTTTTTGTGTGTATATGAAAAGCCATTGGGTTCCAATAAGATTATCACATATTTGAGTTTCAATATTTAATGCCTCCTTTTTCGCTCAAATAGAAGGATATGCAAAATTTAAAAAATGTACTTTTCATAATTTACTTAtacatatttttggttttgtaTTTGCAACATCATATAACCATCGTTTGCAAATGTAATTGTAAAAATTCTACTATATCATAAAATTACTACACATACTGTATGTGCTTACATATTGTTTGAAGTCTTTATATTACTTGGGCATGTTTTTTGGCGTTAAGATAAATGGTGAAAAAAAGGTCCATATTTCTATCATGTTTGTGGCTTAAGCTTGCTATATTTCAACCCAAACTGGACTTCTTATGTGCAGGTATTAGGACGATACATCGGTCACAAAACTAACTTTGTTCAACAAGTATTTAAATTCTTTTTATATATGTGTTATCACCAAACAGAAGTCTCTCATTAGTCCAATTGCACCAGAATTCACCTACAAACTGGAATTCCTGCTGCAACCAGACTTCACCTTCAAACTGGGATTCCCATCGCGACACAGGGACGGTTTTAATAAAATACAAAACATGTATTCCGGATATTTCTCTTTGTTCGGTTCTTTCTATCGTTGTGATGTGCTTATTTTTAGTGTTTGAtatatttttaggtttttttttgttgtaGCGCGTTATTGAAACCGacacccgccgcaacgcgcgcgatTGATTTTAC
The sequence above is drawn from the Helianthus annuus cultivar XRQ/B chromosome 12, HanXRQr2.0-SUNRISE, whole genome shotgun sequence genome and encodes:
- the LOC110895076 gene encoding uncharacterized protein LOC110895076, translating into MNSTYKTLSSIFTRPHAGLTHRSSDLQQWRGIRVKIFNNNLERGLTFMQRIMQSSGIERMIKNEQIYHIKNSEKRILARKNLQRRLKSQDLARKLKSILVKKVRGY
- the LOC110895077 gene encoding transcription factor bHLH25 isoform X3, yielding MKMDKAYVLGDAIEYMKTLQEEVKTLEEQTSKRSNVESRRFEMVTVGGEISSSDENISCLSEQLPEIKARFICNDVLIRIHCEKKLGVVGKTLAEIEKLHLSVINSNAVIFANSMLHITVVAQMDKDLTMTAKDFVRNLHSGLKQFM
- the LOC110895077 gene encoding transcription factor bHLH25 isoform X2 encodes the protein MTSGGGERLPPQTRMDKAYVLGDAIEYMKTLQEEVKTLEEQTSKRSNVESRRFEMVTVGGEISSSDENISCLSEQLPEIKARFICNDVLIRIHCEKKLGVVGKTLAEIEKLHLSVINSNAVIFANSMLHITVVAQMDKDLTMTAKDFVMILVCQRIAYS
- the LOC110895077 gene encoding transcription factor bHLH25 isoform X1, whose product is MTSGGGERLPPQTRMDKAYVLGDAIEYMKTLQEEVKTLEEQTSKRSNVESRRFEMVTVGGEISSSDENISCLSEQLPEIKARFICNDVLIRIHCEKKLGVVGKTLAEIEKLHLSVINSNAVIFANSMLHITVVAQMDKDLTMTAKDFVRNLHSGLKQFM
- the LOC110895077 gene encoding transcription factor bHLH25 isoform X4; translation: MDKAYVLGDAIEYMKTLQEEVKTLEEQTSKRSNVESRRFEMVTVGGEISSSDENISCLSEQLPEIKARFICNDVLIRIHCEKKLGVVGKTLAEIEKLHLSVINSNAVIFANSMLHITVVAQMDKDLTMTAKDFVMILVCQRIAYS